The nucleotide window TTTGCCTGGCACCCTTTTTATCCTCCTTTAAGCAAAGATAATTTTTGCTGACCCGTTGACCTTAACTGGTCGGATCTCGCACACTGAAGGCAAGACGATCAATGAGGATGGCCGCCATGAGTCAGGCTTTGCAAAACCTGTTAAATCTGTTGAATCTGGAAAAGCTGGAAGAGGGGCTGTTCCGCGGCCAGAGCGAAGACCTGGGATTGCGCCAGGTGTTTGGTGGTCAGGTGGTCGGTCAGGCGCTCTGTGCGGCAAAACAGACCGTGCCAGCGGACCGGATCATTCACTCTTTTCACAGCTATTTTTTACGTCCCGGCGACAGTCAGAAAGCGATTATCTATGATGTGGAAACGCTGCGTGACGGACAAAGCTTCAGCGCCAGAAGGGTCAGCGCAGTGCAGAATGGACATCCCATCTTTTACATGACCGCGTCATTTCAGGCGCCGGAAAGCGGATTTGAGCATCAAAAATTGATGCCGGAAGTATCCGGGCCAGATAACCTGACCAGCGAAAGCGAGATGGCCAGGCAGTTAGCCCACTTCATTCCAGAAAGAGCGCGCGAGAAGTTCCTCTCTGAAAAGCCTTTTGAGATCCGCCCGGTGAAGTTTCACAACCCGTTAAAGGGTCATGTGGATGAGCCGACCCGGCATGTCTGGATCCGTGCCAACGGCACCATGCCGGCAGATAAGCGGATCCATCAATATCTGCTGGGCTATGCCTCAGACTTCAATTTTCTGCCGGTGGCGCTGCAGCCGCATGGTAAAGGATTCCTGGAGCCTGGTATGCAGGTCGCCACTATCGACCACTCAATGTGGTTCCACCGCCCTTTCGACCTGAATCAGTGGCTGCTCTACAGCGTGGAGAGTACCTCTGCTTCCAGCGCCAGAGGGTTTGTTCGCGGGGAGTTTTATACGCAGGATGGCACGCTGGTTGCCTCTACCGTGCAGGAAGGAGTGATGCGCCTCCGCGAAGCGAAACAGCCATAAAAAAACGGCTCCCGAGGGAGCCGTTCTTCTTTATCTTCTTTCAGCCAGTCTGTTACTGGTTATAAGCATTCTCGCCGTGGCTGTTCACGTCCAGACCTTCACGTTCCTGATCTTCCGGAACACGCAGACCAACAATCATATCTGCCACTTTGAAGGCGACAAAGGCAACCACGCCGGTCCAGACGATGGTGACGCCTACGCTGAACAGCTGGATCCAGACCTGATGGCCCATCGTCACACCCTCTGCGTACCCCACGCCACCCAGTGAAGAGGAAGCGAAGACGCCGGTGAGAATACAGCCAACGATGCCGCACACGCCGTGCACGCCGAACACATCGCAAGGGTCATCAACACGCAGCCATTTCTTCAGGGTGGTCACACCCCAGATACCAGCCAGACCACCCACGATACCGATAATCAGTGCACCGCCCACGCCGACATAGCCACAGGCTGGGGTGATAGCGACCAGACCGGCAATCACGCCAGAGCAGACGCCCAGCAGTGAAGGCTTGCCGCGCAGCGCCCACTCACCGAAGGTCCAGCTCAGCATCGCGCCTGCGGTAGCCATTACGGTGTTAATAAAGGCCAGACCAGCGATTTCGTTGGCTGCACTGGCAGAGCCAGCGTTGAAGCCAAACCAGCCCACGTACAGGATGGCGGTGCCGGTAAAGACCATTGGCAGGTTATGGGGCTTGAAGGCTTCTTTACCGAAGCCAGCGCGTTTGCCTACCAGGTAAGCACCCACCAGTCCCGCAACAGCAGCATTGATATGTACAACAGTACCGCCAGCGAAGTCCAGCGCGCCGTCCTGAGCCAGCAGACCGCCTGACCAGACCATGTGCGCGATAGGCAGATAAGAGAAGGTCAGCCAGATAGCCACAAAGATCAGCACGGCGGAGAAGCGAACGCGTTCAGCGATAGCCCCTACAATCAGCCCCACGGTGATACAGGCGAATGAGGCCTGGAATGAGACGTGGATATATTGATAGAAGGTACCCACCAGCGCCGTCAGCTGAATGTTTTTCAACATAGCCATGCTGAAGCCGCCAAAGAAGGCGTTACCTTCACTGAAAGCCAGCGAATAGCCATAAACCATCCATAAAACGCAGACCATAGCGAAGGTCACGGCAACCTGGGTCATCATGGAGAGAACGTTTTTAGCGCGGATTAAACCGCCGTAAAACAGGGCGATGCCTGGTAAAGTCATAAACAGCACCAGGGCGGTGCAGATCATCATAAAGGCGTTATCGGCTTTATCAGCCACTGCGGGTGCCGCAGCCATCGCAAGCGAGGGTAATAATGCCAGGCTGGCGAGGCCGAATGTAGCAATTTTTTTATTCATTTTATCCCATCCCATCACTATTCTTAGCCCCTACAGCGCAGCTTCGTCCGTTTCGCCAGTGCGAATACGGATGACACGCTGCAGTTCCGCAACAAAAA belongs to Erwinia pyri and includes:
- the tesB gene encoding acyl-CoA thioesterase II, with the protein product MSQALQNLLNLLNLEKLEEGLFRGQSEDLGLRQVFGGQVVGQALCAAKQTVPADRIIHSFHSYFLRPGDSQKAIIYDVETLRDGQSFSARRVSAVQNGHPIFYMTASFQAPESGFEHQKLMPEVSGPDNLTSESEMARQLAHFIPERAREKFLSEKPFEIRPVKFHNPLKGHVDEPTRHVWIRANGTMPADKRIHQYLLGYASDFNFLPVALQPHGKGFLEPGMQVATIDHSMWFHRPFDLNQWLLYSVESTSASSARGFVRGEFYTQDGTLVASTVQEGVMRLREAKQP
- the amtB gene encoding ammonium transporter AmtB: MGWDKMNKKIATFGLASLALLPSLAMAAAPAVADKADNAFMMICTALVLFMTLPGIALFYGGLIRAKNVLSMMTQVAVTFAMVCVLWMVYGYSLAFSEGNAFFGGFSMAMLKNIQLTALVGTFYQYIHVSFQASFACITVGLIVGAIAERVRFSAVLIFVAIWLTFSYLPIAHMVWSGGLLAQDGALDFAGGTVVHINAAVAGLVGAYLVGKRAGFGKEAFKPHNLPMVFTGTAILYVGWFGFNAGSASAANEIAGLAFINTVMATAGAMLSWTFGEWALRGKPSLLGVCSGVIAGLVAITPACGYVGVGGALIIGIVGGLAGIWGVTTLKKWLRVDDPCDVFGVHGVCGIVGCILTGVFASSSLGGVGYAEGVTMGHQVWIQLFSVGVTIVWTGVVAFVAFKVADMIVGLRVPEDQEREGLDVNSHGENAYNQ